Proteins encoded in a region of the Oryctolagus cuniculus chromosome 10, mOryCun1.1, whole genome shotgun sequence genome:
- the TEX264 gene encoding testis-expressed protein 264, which translates to MSDLLLLGLIGGLTLLLLLTLLAFAGYSGLLAGVAVSAGSPPIHNITVAYKFHVGPYDETGQLFTESCSISPKLRSIAVYYDNPHTVPSEKCRCAVGSILSEGEESPSPELIQLYQRFGFKLFSFPAPSHVVTATFPYTTALSIWLAARRVHPALDTYIKERKLCAHPRLEIYQQDRIHFMCPLARQGDFYVPEVKETERRSRGLVETSDTPMDGTGTGADTMSDTSSVSLEVRPSSREASATTLSPGASSRGWDDGDTRSEHSYSESGTSGSSFEELDLEVEGPLGESRLDPEAKPVGATSRAQYH; encoded by the exons ATGTCGgacctgctgctgctgggcctgATCGGGGGCCtgactctgctgctgctgctgacgcTGCTGGCCTTTGCCGGGTACTCAGGGCTGCTGGCCGGGGTGGCAGTGAGTGCCGGCTCACCCCCCATTCACAACATCACTGTGGCCTACAAGTTCCACGTGGGGCCCTATGACGAGACCGGGCAGCTCTTCACCGAGAGCTGCAGCATTTCCCCCAAGCTCCGCTCCATCGCCGTCTACTACGACAACCCCCACACG GTGCCCTCCGAGAAGTGCCGCTGTGCAGTGGGCAGCATCCTGAGTGAGGGAGAGGAGTCACCTTCCCCCGAGCTCATCCAGCTCTACCAGAGATTTGGCTTCAAGCTGTTCTCCTTCCCGGCACCCAGCCATGTGGTAACAGCCACCTTCCCCTACACCACCGCCCTGTCTATCTGGTTGGCTGCCCGCCGTGTCCACCCTGCCTTGGACACCTACATCAAG GAGCGGAAGCTGTGTGCCCACCCTCGGCTAGAGATCTATCAGCAAGACCGGATCCATTTCATGTGCCCCCTGGCTCGGCAGGGAGACTTCTATGTGCCTGAGGTGAAGGAGACAGAGCGGAGAAGCCGGGGACTGGTGGAGACCAGTGACACCCCGATGGACGGCACAg gcacaggagcagacACGATGAGTGACACGAGTTCCGTAAGCCTGGAGGTACGGCCCAGTAGCCGGGAGGCTTCGGCCACCACGCTGtcccctggggccagcagccgCGGCTGGGATGACGGTGACACCCGCAGTGAGCACAGCTACAGCGAGTCGGGCACCAGCGGCTCATCCTTCGAGGAGCTGGACCTGGAGGTCGAGGGGCCCTTGGGGGAATCACGGCTCGACCCTGAGGCCAAGCCTGTGGGGGCCACTTCCAGAGCCCAGTACCACTGA